Within the Sulfurospirillum barnesii SES-3 genome, the region GAACAGCGTTGGTAATCAATTTTTATTGGGCAGTGAGATTTATTTAAAAAATCTAAATGAAGAAGGTGGAATACACGGTCGTAAGATTGAAATTATTGCTAAAGACGATCGGTATGAGCCAAAATTAGCCATAGAAAATGCACATGCTTTTATAAAACAAGAGAAAGTTTTTGCTTTTTTTGGCATTATTGGAACGCCTTCTGCGGAAGTGATGTTCCCTATTGCAATTAAAGAACGTATTCCTTTTGTTGGGGCGTATTCGGGTGCAGAATTTCTACGCAAACCTGTTAACCCTATTGTGTTAAATGCGCGAGCCAGTGATTTAGATGAAATTGAAAAATTAGTGCAGTATTACACCAGTGTTTTTAACCACAAACGTTTTGCTATTTTTTATCAAAACGATGGTTATGGGATGGCAGCTCTTACTGGAGCAAAAAGCGCCCTTGCAAAACACAATCTTATTTTGGTAGGTGAGGGGAGCTATCGACGCAATACGCTTTCGGTAGGAAACGCACTGTACGAAATTGAACAGAGTAATCCCGAAGTTATTTTAATGGCAGGCTCAACCCACGCCGTGGCAGAATTTATAAAACGTGCTCGAAAAAGTGAGAAAATTCGTAAAGAGGTCAAATTTGGTCTCTCTTCTTTTGTGGAACCAAAACCACTGATTGAGCTTCTTAAAGGAGAAGGTGAGGGAATAGTGTTCGCACAAGTCGTCCCATCTCCTTGGACATCTGAAGTACAAGAAGTAGAAGATTACCGTGCATTGATGCATAAATATTATCCTCAAGAAGACCTAAGCCATGTTTCACTTGAAGGTTACTTTGCTGCACGTATGATTAGCGAAGTTTTCAAAAGCATTGGTAGATCCTTTAGCAAAGAAGATTTTATTGATGCATTAGGAGCTTTTTCTAAGAGTTTAGATGAAAATAGTCTTCCTAAAAATAGAGATGAGCGTTGTAAATGCTTACACAATGTGCATTTAAGTGAATACGTTGAAGAGGACTTTTACTCGGTAGGAAACAGTCGTGAAAAGTAATCTTTTACGTGATTTAATGCATCGCATTAATGAAACCACGATTGCGACTAAAACGACCCTACTTTTTTTTATTATGCTCACAGGAATGCTCTTTATTGGTAGTTTTGCGCATATGAGTATCAATCGTATTAAAAATAATTTTGATATTTTATACACCAAACGCATGCTTCCTACAATTCGTTTAGAGAACTTAAAAGATATTTATACGGTGAATGTACTTGATACCATTCGTGATATAGAAAAGGGTTTAATCAGCGCATCTGAGGGACAAGTGATTATTTTGCTTGCGCAAGAACTAATTCAAATTGAGCTTCAAGAGTATAAAAAAAGTTTAGAAATTGACGAAAGTGATTGGTTAGTTAAGTTAGCACGTTCATGGGGCGTTTTAAAACCAAAGACGCAAGAGTATTGGCGTATGGAAGAGCATGGGTTTATGTTTAAAATTGAACAGAAAATTCATACAATAGATGGCATTTTACTAAAAATGTTTCGTTATTTTGATTCGAATCAACCTTTTAAAGCGATTGAAATTTTGCAAAATGAGCTTTATCCCAGTGTTTATTCGATTAATATTGATTTAACAGGGCTTATCAATCAAAATTTGAAAAATGCCAAAGAGGGATTTTTACAGACAGAAATTGTTTATGACAATACGTTTGAATGGATTGTTCTAGCCACTGTTGGCACGACGCTTGTTGCGGGTTTATTGGCTCTTTTGTTGTTGCGCAATATTCGGCTTTTGCATAGCAAACTTGCCAATGTGATTGATGAAAAGACGAAAGAACTGCAAAAACTCAATGATGACTTAAAAGAAAAAGTGCGCTATGAAGTGGAACAGAGTCGGCAAAAAGACCAAATTATGTTTCGTCAATCAAGGCTTGCTTCCATGGGTGAAATGATAGGAAATATTGCGCATCAGTGGCGACAGCCATTAAGTGCAATGGTGCTCATTCTTCAAAGCTTTCAAATGAAGCGAATGGCAGGCATAGAGCTTAGTGATGCTTTTATCGAGAAGCAGGTAAATGAGGGGATGGCACTGGGAACACTCATGTCAAATACCATTGATGATTTTCGTAATTTTTTTAAACCCAATCAAAGTGAAGAGCCTTTTAGTTTAAAAGAGACGGTTACCTACAGTGTTAAGTTAATTAAAGCCTATTATGCAAAGGCAGGAATTAAAATATTGATTACATGTAAAAACGATTCGATTGTACAAGGCTATCCTAATGAGTTTTCTCAAGTAATGATGAATTTGCTCTCCAATGCCAAAGATGCTTTTGAGGAACGTGATAGCGAGGAAAAATACATAGAAATCGTGATTTCAAAAGAGGCAAATACGGGTGTGATTTGGGTGATTGATAATGCAGGAGGGATGAGCGAGGAGGTTCAAGATAGAATTTTTGAGCCCTATTTTACAACGAAACATAAATCAACAGGAACGGGTATTGGGCTTTATATGTCAAAGCAGATTATTGAAAAACAGATGACAGGGAGCATTGGTGCTAGCAATAGCTCTTACACCTTTAGCAATGGAAAGTTTTACGAAAAGTGTATGATTATGACAATTGTGATGCCAATTGTCGAGAAAGAGGAGGAGGCGTAGATGGATTTTAATGGTTTAAAAGATTGTGTTGTATTGTATGTAGAGGATGAAAAATCGGTACGAGATCAAACGTATATGATTTTAAAAGATTTTGTAAAAGAGGTGTATTGTGCAAGCAATGGAGAAGAGGGGCTCAGTCTTGCATTGCAAAAAGATGTCGATGTTATTATCACTGATATTTTAATGCCCACTATGAATGGCATTGAGATGCTTAAAAAATTAAAACTCGAATACCATCGAACCATCCCTGCAATTATTACAACCGCATTTACGGAGACAGAGTATTTATTGGAAGCAATTACACTGAAAGTAGATGGGTTTATCATGAAGCCTATCAATATGAAAGATTTAATCAGCGCTCTTTACAGTGCCATGCTCCCTAAATTACAGAGTAAAGAAATTCAAGGTTGCTCCTTTATTATTGAAGGGCTTGCCGCACTCATTGGCGGTAAAAAGATAGAAATTTTAAAATACATCATCAATCATTTGGATGAAGATAAAGTTTTTAATGGTTCCTATCAGGATATAATTGATAATATTGGCGTGAGTAAACCCACTGTGGTGCATATGTTTCAGCAGCTTATCAAAGTGGGAATCTTAGAGAAAGTAAAAAATAAAATGTATCGCTTTCGCAATACAAAATTAGTAGGAGATTAAGGGTATGAAAAAGGTGTTAGCCTTGTGCGTGTTGGGTGTGTGGAGTGCGTTGTGTGCAGCGCAAGTGGTGTTTGAAACAACACAAGGTACGATTGTTTTAGCATTAAAGCCAGAAATTGCACCAAAGGCATGTGAAAATTTTGAGGGGTTGGTGAAAAAAGGGTATTACAATGGGGTCTCTTTTCACCGTGTGATTAAAAACTTCATGATTCAAAGTGGTGATCCAACAGGGACAGGACGTGGCGGAGACTCTATTTTTGGCGGAGCATTTGAGGATGAATTTAAGCCCTTCGTGATGTTCAATAAAGCAGGCATGCTTGCCATGGCAAATGCGGGGCGCAATAGCAACCGCAGTCAATTTTTCATAACAACAGTCCCTACACCGCATTTAAATGGCAGACACACTATTTTTGGTGAAGTCGTTGAGGGAATGGATGTGGTGCATAAACTTGAAAATGTTGCTACCGATGGACGCGATAAACCGCTTGAGCCACAGCTGATTCTCAAAGCGTATTTAAAATAATTTAAGATAAAATAATTTTTAGCAAAGCGATAAAATCAGGAGAAAACAATGAAAAAAATTGAAGCCATTATTAAACCCTTTAAACTTGAAGATGTGAAAGATGCCCTCTCAAGTGTTGAAATAACGGGTATGACAGTCCACGAAGTCAAAGGGTATGGTCGTCAACAAGGGCATTCAGAACTTTACCGAGGGGCCGAATATGTGGTCGATTTTCTCCCTAAGATTAAACTGGATATTGTGGTTGCTGATGAAGTGGTAGATAAAGTGATTGCTACCATTACGGATGCTGCAAAAACAGGAAAAATAGGTGATGGAAAGATTTTTGTAAGTAATGTTGAGCGTGTTATTCGCATTCGAACAGGTGAAGAAAACGAAGACGCTATCTAAGAAAACAGACAGAGTGATTAGCCCTAATCACTCTGGATTTTTCTCTTTCTTGTAACATTATTCCTTCTAAATCTCTGTAAAAAAAGTTTACATGTAATGGATACTGCGCATTTTTTCTGTTTTAATTTTGCTCATGATATTTGGATTTGAAATGCTGAAGTAGGATTGGTGCGCAATAAAAACGTTTTACATGTAAATTCCTCGATTTCTTTTTATTACATGATGAAATATTTTTCAACAATCCGTAAAATTTATGCTATTTTGTAGTCCTTATTCCGTAGAGCTTTTGGAGCGCTATTTGCAGAATTGAAGATTAAGAAAGAAGGAGTTGAAATGAAAAAAATGTTTTTGTCCTCGTCTTTCAAAGATGTTGCAGAACTTTTGCCTCATTTTATGGAAGAATCATTGGAGGGGAAAACCGTCAGTTTTATCCCCACGGCAAGTATCCCAGAAAGTGTCACATTTTATGTTCAAGCAGGGAAAAAAGCACTTCAAAAACTAGGAATGATCGTCGATGAAGTAGAGTTAACGGCATTAAGCCCTGAAGAAATTACACGCAAACTCAAGGCAAATGATAGTATTTATATTACAGGAGGCAATACGTTTTTTTTACTGCAAGCCTTAAGACAAACAGGAGCAGATCGGCTCATTGTTGAGCATATTAAAGCAGGGAAACTATACATCGGTGAGTCTGCTGGCGCGATGATCGTCTCGCCAGATATAACGTATGCCAAAGCCATGGATGACTTTAAACAGATAGAATCCTTAGACTATACAGCACTTAAGAGTGTGGATTTTTACCCTTTACCACACCACACCAATTTTCCGTTTAAAAAAAGTGTGGAAAAAATTATCGCTGAGTATCAGTTTGATTTGAAGTTATGTCCCATTTCAAATACCCAAGCGATTTTAGTGAGTGGGGAGGATGTTCGCATTGCGGATAAAAAGTTGGGAGAAGTGCCTTTTCAATAGGGTAAAACAGCGGCTAACAATGCAAACGTTAACCGCTATCTTTTTACATGTAATGACTCATCCCATGGGGTACAAAATCTCTTTTTGGATGGTTTCAATTTCACGCAGTATCTCAGCGCTAAGGGTAGTCTCCAGTGCTTTAAAGCTCTCTTCAAGTTGATGGGCATAGCGTGCACCGATGATCGTGGAGGCGACAAAATCAAAGTGCATACTCCATGCAACAGCAAGTGTGACAGGACTCATCCCGTGTTGGTTGGCGATTTCTATGTATTTTGAGGTCGCTAAAAGGGTTTTTTCATTGACAAAGCGTTGGCTCATTGCTCTTTGGCGAGGCTCATCAATTTTCATGTATTCACCAAAACGTGTTTTTGGGTCAATAAACGCTTGATTGTATTTACCGCTTAAAACACCCCCTGCAATCGGAGAATAAGGAAGCAGTGAGACATCTTCTTTACGGCATAGGGTGGAGAGTTCATCTAAAAAGCGTGGGTTGAGCAAGGAAAAATTGTTTTGGATGGACTCAAAACGAGAGAGTTTTTCATACTGTGCGATGGTGTTGGATTTGCTAAGCCCATAAGCGGTGTCATTAGATGTTCCAATATAGCGTACTTTTCCGCTTTGAACCAGCTCATCTAAGGCACGCATAGATACTTCTTTAGGGATAATTTCATCGGGCCAGTGGATTTGATAC harbors:
- a CDS encoding ATP-binding protein; translated protein: MKSNLLRDLMHRINETTIATKTTLLFFIMLTGMLFIGSFAHMSINRIKNNFDILYTKRMLPTIRLENLKDIYTVNVLDTIRDIEKGLISASEGQVIILLAQELIQIELQEYKKSLEIDESDWLVKLARSWGVLKPKTQEYWRMEEHGFMFKIEQKIHTIDGILLKMFRYFDSNQPFKAIEILQNELYPSVYSINIDLTGLINQNLKNAKEGFLQTEIVYDNTFEWIVLATVGTTLVAGLLALLLLRNIRLLHSKLANVIDEKTKELQKLNDDLKEKVRYEVEQSRQKDQIMFRQSRLASMGEMIGNIAHQWRQPLSAMVLILQSFQMKRMAGIELSDAFIEKQVNEGMALGTLMSNTIDDFRNFFKPNQSEEPFSLKETVTYSVKLIKAYYAKAGIKILITCKNDSIVQGYPNEFSQVMMNLLSNAKDAFEERDSEEKYIEIVISKEANTGVIWVIDNAGGMSEEVQDRIFEPYFTTKHKSTGTGIGLYMSKQIIEKQMTGSIGASNSSYTFSNGKFYEKCMIMTIVMPIVEKEEEA
- a CDS encoding P-II family nitrogen regulator, with product MKKIEAIIKPFKLEDVKDALSSVEITGMTVHEVKGYGRQQGHSELYRGAEYVVDFLPKIKLDIVVADEVVDKVIATITDAAKTGKIGDGKIFVSNVERVIRIRTGEENEDAI
- a CDS encoding peptidylprolyl isomerase yields the protein MKKVLALCVLGVWSALCAAQVVFETTQGTIVLALKPEIAPKACENFEGLVKKGYYNGVSFHRVIKNFMIQSGDPTGTGRGGDSIFGGAFEDEFKPFVMFNKAGMLAMANAGRNSNRSQFFITTVPTPHLNGRHTIFGEVVEGMDVVHKLENVATDGRDKPLEPQLILKAYLK
- a CDS encoding response regulator, encoding MDFNGLKDCVVLYVEDEKSVRDQTYMILKDFVKEVYCASNGEEGLSLALQKDVDVIITDILMPTMNGIEMLKKLKLEYHRTIPAIITTAFTETEYLLEAITLKVDGFIMKPINMKDLISALYSAMLPKLQSKEIQGCSFIIEGLAALIGGKKIEILKYIINHLDEDKVFNGSYQDIIDNIGVSKPTVVHMFQQLIKVGILEKVKNKMYRFRNTKLVGD
- a CDS encoding aldo/keto reductase — translated: MQYRYIGKSGLRVTPICMGTMSFGSWSDKKESFKILDTAYERGINFYDTAELYPVPPRKEYAGLTEEILGEWLQTKPRESIILASKVAGAANGWFVPPIRHGYTAIDRFHIQRAVEGSLKRLKTDYIDLYQIHWPDEIIPKEVSMRALDELVQSGKVRYIGTSNDTAYGLSKSNTIAQYEKLSRFESIQNNFSLLNPRFLDELSTLCRKEDVSLLPYSPIAGGVLSGKYNQAFIDPKTRFGEYMKIDEPRQRAMSQRFVNEKTLLATSKYIEIANQHGMSPVTLAVAWSMHFDFVASTIIGARYAHQLEESFKALETTLSAEILREIETIQKEILYPMG
- a CDS encoding Type 1 glutamine amidotransferase-like domain-containing protein, encoding MKKMFLSSSFKDVAELLPHFMEESLEGKTVSFIPTASIPESVTFYVQAGKKALQKLGMIVDEVELTALSPEEITRKLKANDSIYITGGNTFFLLQALRQTGADRLIVEHIKAGKLYIGESAGAMIVSPDITYAKAMDDFKQIESLDYTALKSVDFYPLPHHTNFPFKKSVEKIIAEYQFDLKLCPISNTQAILVSGEDVRIADKKLGEVPFQ
- a CDS encoding ABC transporter substrate-binding protein, yielding MRYIASILFFIFALVLLGYVVSHKKFEGDVIRLGMSGPFSGGLNSVGNQFLLGSEIYLKNLNEEGGIHGRKIEIIAKDDRYEPKLAIENAHAFIKQEKVFAFFGIIGTPSAEVMFPIAIKERIPFVGAYSGAEFLRKPVNPIVLNARASDLDEIEKLVQYYTSVFNHKRFAIFYQNDGYGMAALTGAKSALAKHNLILVGEGSYRRNTLSVGNALYEIEQSNPEVILMAGSTHAVAEFIKRARKSEKIRKEVKFGLSSFVEPKPLIELLKGEGEGIVFAQVVPSPWTSEVQEVEDYRALMHKYYPQEDLSHVSLEGYFAARMISEVFKSIGRSFSKEDFIDALGAFSKSLDENSLPKNRDERCKCLHNVHLSEYVEEDFYSVGNSREK